A stretch of DNA from Bacteroidota bacterium:
GTCATAAATCTATTTGTAAAACCGGACAATTAACTGTCATTATTAATTCTAATCATAAATTTTAGTTTTAAGGGTTTAGAAATTAGTGGATTAATTCAAGAGCATCTTAATAATGCTCTATATTGTTTTTATTATAATACCTAAAGCATCATGATTTTGAAGGTTATAATCTGATATAAACCTCCGGATATCTGTATTCAACTAATCGTTTAAAACTCAAGAAAGAATTATATCAGGATGTAAAGACCTTTCAAAAAGCGATAACCTTTTTAAATCTTGTCTTTATATCGATATTTGCCCCTAGGCAACAAGCTGGTCATAGAATAAATCAGGCCATTTGAGGACCTTAATATATCCGGAGAATTGGATATGGCCGGAACAATAACAGGATAGGTAATTTTTAAAAGTTGCATAATTTAGTTAGTTAGTTAATCAGTTAATTGTTAAAAGACATCAACTTTCTTTTTCTAAAAATTCTATTATTGATTATTTAGGTTTGTTCAAAGATATTTTCCTGAGTATTTCAGCAGTTATTAATGGGTAACAAAAAAAGGTAAGCCTGTAACAAACAACGCAACATACTATATATCTATGCTTTACATCCATAAATGCAAAACAAATCATTCATCAAAATGTCCGGATAATTTTAAAAGAACACTATAAAATTATTTTTTAGGAATAGGGCATAAATTAAAATGAAGAGAACAACAAATTTCCATCTGAATTCATAAAGCAGAAATAAAAAAAGAGGCTGTCTATTGCATTTTAGACAGCCTCTCTCCACATCACCTTACATTTACTTAAACCACTAGTATTAATTATTACTCCACATTCTTATTAAGAATCAGTTTTGAAAAATTGTAGTAATTCCTTTGACAAAAATATTCATAGATGCATTTTATAAATTATCAATCCATAACGAAAAATTGTACTTCTGTAACAAAAATTAGCAATAGCTGGAATAAGGTACTATTCAGGAATCAACTCTCATTGTAATGAACTTTTCACTTCTCTGTTTATAAACACAATTAATCCATTGAAAGTTATTTTTCACTTTCAGCTACCTACCCATGAAAAACCATGATGGGTATACAGCGATACTCAACATTTTAAATTATTTATGTTATGTCAACAATAATTTCTTAAAGACAAACCCAACTTTGTTTTTTTACTGAAAGCATTTATATTACACCTCTGTGAAAAAGAAATTCTTTCGATATTCCATTTACATCAATGAACTTTTTTTTAATTTTCGTTAACCAAATATCATTGATTTATAAATATTTAAAATATCAACCTAATGAAAAAACGGGATTTCCTTAAGACGGGACTGCTAACAATTGGGGCATTACTAATTCCCCGGAAAACAAGGGCTCTGGAATATTATCCCACAACCCCAAATGTAGAATGGGCCATACTGTATGGTACCTGGTGTGGTACCTCACGTGATGCAGGCGTCTGGATTTCTGAAGGAATGAATGGCATTGCCCAGGTATATGATGTTCGCGAGAAACCCGACTTGTCGAAATATAAATATATCGTAGTTGGTGGTTCCATACGAAGCGGAGAAACGCCAAAAGAATTACAGGAGTATTTGACCAAACATAAAGAAAGTCTGAAAAATAAAATAAAAGGATTCTTTGCTGTGTGTGGGAATATGAGACAGCCAGTTACACAAAAGCAGTATCAGGCATTTTTTGATAACCATCTTTGTAAATTGACCGGTATTTCACAAATTCCTTCCAAAGTATTTCTGGGGCGCATTACCTGGGGACTTATGGAACCTGAAGTCCGGAGAAAAATGAAAGCCATGACCAATATGGAAGAATATGATAACCTTAAACGCAGTGAATGCATGGATTTTGGCCGTGAAATTTTACAGACAATGAAATAACTTAAAGACTTGAAAATTTAATGATATACTTTATTTCAGATTAAGAGTGAATTTGTAAATAAATAGAACATATCCTATAACAAAAAAAAATATTTTAGTTTTACTTTTTCCCAATTAAAATGGGAAAAGGATTTTTAGCTACAGTCGAACAACAGTTTTTTCTTCATCCTATCAATCGAGGTAATGTAGCCATTCTCCGTGCAGAAACAAAAAAGAGACTGTCTATTTTCTTTAGACAGCCTCTTTCCTTTTCAACCTAACTTTTAAAAACCAAAATACTAATATTACGGAAATCACTTTCCAAATAAAGATGATTATTCACAATCTCATCTTAAATCCTTAATGCAAAGATAATTTAATCTTATCCTCAAAAGTTATCAATCAATAACGTAAAATAGTATCCTTGTAACAAAAAGACAGAACCAAGACTGGATTCTTATATTTTTTCATTAACAGGCCTTTTCATATCATTTTTGATCAGTTCCTTAAGGTCATATACCGGACGTTCAATTTCATAAGGTATTGGTTGACGGCTGAACTGCTGAAAATAGAGCAGGCAGGCATCTTTCCAAACCTGCGCATTACGGCACTGGTTGCGTAACTTGCTTTGAACCTGGTTAAAGCATTCATCATCCACATAAGGCCGAACCTTATCCCAGATCTTCTGAAACTGTCGAACTTGCTGCAAACCCATATCATAGTGAAAACAAATTTCCTCCCATAAAGTGCGCCCGCTTTGCATTTTATAATTCCACGGAACATGATGAAACCACAACAAGTAAATTTCAGGACAAGTTTTCAAGTCATTAAATTGAGAACAAAGAGGTTCATGGTACTGGCTTACAGCATCACTACCCGTCCGTGCACGGTCGAATCCAACTCCAAGGGTATCTGCTTTATGATAATATGGCGGTGTCCAATCCTGCCGGACACCTTGGGGAGCCCACCAGGGACCAGGCCCATAATGTTCATTTGCTGAAAAAATATGATGAAATCCGAGAGGCATCATATAATTGACTGCTGCTTCACGGCTTTGCAGCATCATTTGTTTCACAGGTAAAAGGAAATTATTTATCCAATCAGCAGAAAAGGTTAGCTGTTCGTTATTCTCTTTAGAAGCCTGGTGAAAGGTAAGTTTAATCCACTCGTCGGCAATTTGTCCACTTGTAAGTTTGTTGTTCCATGCCAAACGTCCAAAAGCATACCAGTTTGCCTGTGCAAAAACATGTCCGCACCAGTTGGCATCCAGTCCGATATTAGCCACACCGGCAATGGCGGTATATTTCTGCTGGTAAATGCTTCCGTCTGTGCAACGGGCTACTGTACTCCCCGCTCCTTCCTGGTATGTATCACTTTTAAGGCATTCTTCCCACATTGTTGACAGAAAAACGAGGTGAACGGATTGTCCCAGGTATTCCTGGGTGATCTGAAATTCGGGCATGACAGAAGTCTTTTTCATAGCACCGAATAAAGGGCTGAAAGGTTCACGGGGCTGAAAGTCAATAGGCCCGTTTTTCACCTGTATGATTACGTTATTGTGGAACTTGCCATCCAAAGGCATAAATTCCGTATAGGCCTGTTTTGCCCTGTCCTTGTCATTCGGATTATATACAAAAGCACGCCACATGACAATTCCCCCGAATGGTTTGAGGGCATCGGCAATCACATTGGCACCATCAGCATGTGTACGGCCATAATCCTGAGGCCCGGGCTGTCCTTCGCTGCTGGCTTTAACCAGGAAACCGCCAAAATCAGGAATCATGCTGTAAATTTCTTTAACCTTTTCTTTCCACCATTTGATTACTGAAGGATCCAAAGGGTCAGAAGTTTTTAAGCCGCCGATTAATGAGGGAGATGAAAATTTCACTGACAGATAGGTCTTAATTCCATAGGGCCGCAGTACTTCGGCAATTGCCCTTACCCTTTCCAGATATTCCTTAGTCAGTATTAATGGCGAAGCATTCACATTATTAAGAACCGCACCGTTTATTCCTATAGAAGCATTTGCCCTGGCGTATTCCTTCCATAAATTTTTATCCTGATCAGTAACAGCCAAAGAATTCTCACCTTTTCGCCAAAATATGGAATGACCGGCATAGCCCCTTTCTATAGTACCATCAGGATTATCCCAATGGTTTAAAACACGGATCTGGTAAGAAGGATTACAAATTTCTTCTTTTATGGTTTGTCCGGTTTGCTGCCGGCGCAGGAGCTCATAAACGCCATATAAAATTCCAAGATCCGTATTTGCCTGAATGCTTTTTGAAGAAAATTTAAAACCATCACCCTTGATTTCTTTATCGCGCTTAACCATCAGGGAAACAGATTCACCTGATTTTCCCTGCCAACCCTGAAGCAGTTCCTGTTTAGCAATTGTCAAGGTGGAAGACTGCTTAGCGCAAAGGACATTCACTGACCCTGTACTTTTATTTCTAAGCCAAAGACTATGCCCGTCTTCTGCTTTCAGATCCAAAGCCAATAAAATCAAAATAAATACATAAAAAATATCTTTCATAACTAAATCATTTAAGGACAATCATTGACCTTTCATACTTCTACAACCAGTATATTCCATTACATTTGGTTAAGCCGGTTTAATGACCTGATATTTCCCGCTTACATGCATAAGGCTAAATAAGTATAACAAGCCATCATAATAAGGATCAAAATAGCCATCGCTATATGGTTCGAGTTTTGCATTCCAAAGAGCATGGATAAACTCCATTTTTTTATTCTCGTCAAAGACAAGAGTGGTTGCAGCTACAGTAGCCACTATTCCCAGAGAATGCCTCAATTTACGGTAATTTCCAGCCTGAAGGATATAATCGGGCCTGGAACCATCCAAGTTAAATTGATCCTCAAAAGTATCAATACCTTTTGAACGGAAAAAATTTCCAATATGTCGGGCATAATCTTCCTGCCACTTTTTGTCCTTGCCAAACCAGGCAAAA
This window harbors:
- a CDS encoding flavodoxin domain-containing protein; translation: MKKRDFLKTGLLTIGALLIPRKTRALEYYPTTPNVEWAILYGTWCGTSRDAGVWISEGMNGIAQVYDVREKPDLSKYKYIVVGGSIRSGETPKELQEYLTKHKESLKNKIKGFFAVCGNMRQPVTQKQYQAFFDNHLCKLTGISQIPSKVFLGRITWGLMEPEVRRKMKAMTNMEEYDNLKRSECMDFGREILQTMK
- a CDS encoding alpha-glucuronidase, whose translation is MKDIFYVFILILLALDLKAEDGHSLWLRNKSTGSVNVLCAKQSSTLTIAKQELLQGWQGKSGESVSLMVKRDKEIKGDGFKFSSKSIQANTDLGILYGVYELLRRQQTGQTIKEEICNPSYQIRVLNHWDNPDGTIERGYAGHSIFWRKGENSLAVTDQDKNLWKEYARANASIGINGAVLNNVNASPLILTKEYLERVRAIAEVLRPYGIKTYLSVKFSSPSLIGGLKTSDPLDPSVIKWWKEKVKEIYSMIPDFGGFLVKASSEGQPGPQDYGRTHADGANVIADALKPFGGIVMWRAFVYNPNDKDRAKQAYTEFMPLDGKFHNNVIIQVKNGPIDFQPREPFSPLFGAMKKTSVMPEFQITQEYLGQSVHLVFLSTMWEECLKSDTYQEGAGSTVARCTDGSIYQQKYTAIAGVANIGLDANWCGHVFAQANWYAFGRLAWNNKLTSGQIADEWIKLTFHQASKENNEQLTFSADWINNFLLPVKQMMLQSREAAVNYMMPLGFHHIFSANEHYGPGPWWAPQGVRQDWTPPYYHKADTLGVGFDRARTGSDAVSQYHEPLCSQFNDLKTCPEIYLLWFHHVPWNYKMQSGRTLWEEICFHYDMGLQQVRQFQKIWDKVRPYVDDECFNQVQSKLRNQCRNAQVWKDACLLYFQQFSRQPIPYEIERPVYDLKELIKNDMKRPVNEKI
- a CDS encoding glycoside hydrolase → FAWFGKDKKWQEDYARHIGNFFRSKGIDTFEDQFNLDGSRPDYILQAGNYRKLRHSLGIVATVAATTLVFDENKKMEFIHALWNAKLEPYSDGYFDPYYDGLLYLFSLMHVSGKYQVIKPA